A portion of the Staphylococcus felis genome contains these proteins:
- a CDS encoding phosphatidate cytidylyltransferase produces MKVRTITTIVALLIFLPILLIGGSLWMYFTFILALIALKELLNMNRIQLISIPGIISAFALMIVMLPQDLGNWVPMLQQKYLIAMSFIILSYTVMSKNRFSFMDSAFCLMSVAYVGIGFMYFYETREAGLHYILFGLLIVWLTDTGAYIFGRLFGKHKLWPVISPNKTIEGFIGGLLCSLIVPLSFMFFVPFQFNLIWLLIMTLVLSTFGQLGDLVESGFKRHFGVKDSGRLLPGHGGILDRFDSFMFVLPLMNIFLIQM; encoded by the coding sequence ATGAAGGTAAGAACAATTACTACTATTGTAGCGCTATTAATATTTTTACCTATATTGCTCATTGGTGGTTCATTATGGATGTATTTCACCTTTATTTTGGCACTTATTGCATTAAAGGAACTACTCAATATGAACCGTATTCAGTTGATTTCCATTCCAGGAATCATTAGTGCTTTCGCATTAATGATTGTAATGTTGCCACAAGACTTAGGGAATTGGGTGCCTATGTTGCAACAAAAATATTTAATTGCAATGAGTTTTATTATTTTGAGCTATACAGTCATGTCTAAAAATAGATTTAGCTTTATGGACTCAGCCTTTTGTCTTATGTCTGTTGCCTATGTTGGTATTGGTTTTATGTATTTTTATGAAACACGCGAAGCAGGATTACATTATATTTTATTTGGATTACTTATCGTGTGGTTAACAGATACGGGAGCATACATATTTGGGAGATTATTTGGTAAGCATAAATTATGGCCAGTGATCAGCCCTAACAAAACGATTGAAGGATTTATTGGAGGGTTATTGTGTAGCCTCATTGTCCCGCTTAGTTTTATGTTTTTTGTTCCTTTTCAGTTCAATTTGATATGGTTGTTAATCATGACATTGGTACTGAGTACGTTCGGTCAACTTGGCGATTTAGTTGAATCTGGTTTTAAACGTCATTTTGGTGTTAAAGATTCAGGAAGGCTTTTACCAGGGCATGGTGGTATTTTAGACAGATTTGATAGTTTTATGTTTGTACTACCTTTAATGAATATTTTCTTAATCCAAATGTAA
- the pyrH gene encoding UMP kinase: MTETSKYKRVVLKLSGEALAGDKGFGINPIIIKSIAEQVAEVAKMDTEIAVIVGGGNIWRGKTGSDLGMDRGTADYMGMLATVMNALALQDSLEQLDCDTRVLTSIEMKQVAEPYIRRRAIRHLEKKRVVIFAAGIGNPYFSTDTTAALRAAEVEADVILMGKNNVDGVYSADPKIDPTAKKYDRLTYIDLLKEGLQVMDSTASSFCMDNNIPLKVFSILEEGNIKRAVQGEDIGTIITK; this comes from the coding sequence ATGACTGAAACTTCAAAATATAAGCGAGTCGTTTTAAAACTAAGTGGCGAAGCATTAGCAGGAGATAAAGGATTTGGTATTAATCCAATTATTATTAAAAGTATTGCGGAACAGGTTGCTGAAGTCGCTAAAATGGATACAGAGATTGCGGTCATTGTTGGTGGTGGCAATATTTGGCGCGGTAAAACAGGAAGCGATTTAGGTATGGATCGTGGGACGGCTGACTATATGGGAATGTTAGCAACTGTTATGAATGCATTAGCATTGCAAGATAGTCTAGAACAACTTGATTGTGATACGCGTGTCTTGACTTCTATTGAAATGAAACAAGTTGCAGAACCATATATTCGTCGACGTGCAATTCGTCATTTAGAAAAAAAACGTGTTGTTATTTTTGCGGCAGGTATTGGCAATCCTTATTTCTCAACAGATACTACAGCAGCTTTACGTGCAGCTGAAGTTGAAGCAGATGTTATTCTTATGGGTAAAAACAATGTAGACGGTGTTTATTCTGCAGATCCTAAAATTGATCCAACTGCAAAAAAATATGATCGTTTAACATATATCGACTTATTAAAAGAAGGTTTACAAGTAATGGATTCAACAGCCTCTTCATTCTGTATGGACAACAATATTCCGCTTAAAGTATTTTCGATTTTAGAAGAAGGTAACATTAAGCGTGCCGTACAAGGTGAAGATATCGGAACAATTATTACAAAATAA
- the frr gene encoding ribosome recycling factor — protein sequence MNEVIQDAKTRMKKSIDSLSRELAQINAGRANSNLLAGVEVDYYGAPTPVQQLASINVPEARLLVISPYDKTSLGDIEKAILAANLGVTPSSDGEVIRISVPALTEERRKEIVKQVKKEGESAKVSIRNIRRDANDSLKKQEKNGDISEDELRSTSDDVQKVTDDAIKDIDKLVSDKETDVMSV from the coding sequence ATGAATGAAGTAATTCAAGATGCAAAAACGCGTATGAAAAAATCGATTGATAGTTTATCACGTGAGCTTGCTCAAATCAATGCAGGTCGTGCAAACTCAAATTTATTGGCGGGCGTAGAGGTGGATTATTACGGCGCACCTACACCTGTACAACAATTAGCAAGTATTAACGTACCTGAAGCACGTTTACTTGTCATATCTCCATATGATAAAACGTCATTAGGTGATATTGAAAAAGCGATTTTAGCGGCAAATTTAGGCGTTACACCATCAAGTGATGGGGAAGTCATTCGAATTAGCGTGCCAGCTTTAACAGAAGAACGCCGTAAAGAAATCGTTAAACAAGTCAAAAAAGAAGGGGAATCAGCAAAAGTATCAATCCGTAACATACGACGAGATGCAAATGACTCTCTAAAAAAACAAGAAAAAAATGGCGATATTTCTGAAGATGAATTACGCTCTACATCAGATGACGTTCAAAAAGTAACTGACGATGCAATAAAAGATATCGATAAGTTGGTTTCAGATAAAGAAACAGATGTAATGTCTGTGTAA
- a CDS encoding isoprenyl transferase, whose protein sequence is MFKIFKRKETKINNGDALNLHNIPEHIAIIMDGNGRWAKQRKMPRIKGHYQGMQTIKKITRAASELNIKYLTLYAFSTENWSRPNEEVNYIMGLPVNFLNSFLPELIEKNVRVETIGFTEKLPQQTIEAIEEAKAKTAQNDGLTLIFAINYGGRAEIINSVKQLTKDMRRDPHFDEEAIDETLFQSYLMTAQYPDPELLIRTSGEQRLSNFLIWQLSYSEFIFHDKLWPDFEELDLVECIKTYQLRQRRFGGL, encoded by the coding sequence ATGTTTAAGATATTTAAGAGAAAAGAAACCAAAATAAATAATGGAGATGCGCTTAATTTACATAATATACCTGAACATATTGCAATCATAATGGATGGTAATGGACGATGGGCTAAACAACGTAAAATGCCCAGAATTAAAGGTCATTATCAAGGGATGCAGACCATTAAAAAAATCACACGTGCAGCAAGCGAATTAAATATTAAATATTTAACATTGTATGCCTTCTCTACTGAAAATTGGTCAAGACCTAATGAAGAAGTCAATTATATTATGGGATTGCCAGTTAATTTTTTGAATTCTTTTTTACCTGAATTAATCGAAAAAAATGTTCGAGTTGAAACCATTGGATTTACAGAAAAATTACCTCAACAAACGATTGAAGCCATTGAAGAAGCAAAGGCAAAAACTGCTCAAAATGATGGTTTGACATTAATATTTGCTATTAATTACGGCGGTCGTGCTGAGATTATTAATAGTGTCAAGCAACTGACGAAAGATATGCGTCGTGATCCTCATTTTGATGAAGAAGCCATTGATGAAACACTTTTTCAATCGTATTTAATGACTGCTCAATATCCAGATCCAGAATTATTAATTCGAACATCGGGTGAGCAACGTCTCAGTAACTTTTTAATTTGGCAATTGTCTTACAGTGAATTTATTTTTCATGATAAACTATGGCCAGACTTTGAAGAACTAGATTTAGTTGAATGTATAAAAACGTATCAATTACGCCAAAGACGCTTTGGAGGATTGTAG
- the rseP gene encoding RIP metalloprotease RseP, protein MFVTIIAFIIVFGLLVSVHEYGHMFFAKRAGIMCPEFAIGMGPKILSFRKNETLYTIRLLPVGGYVRMAGDGLEEDPVQPGMHVKIKLNDENEVTHIILDDQHKFQQIEAIEVKKVDLKDELFIEGITAYDEARHRFSIARKAFFVQNGSLIQIAPKDRQFTYKKPYQKFLTLFAGPLFNFILAFVLLIGLAYYQGAPTTTIDQIAQNTPAEKIGLQKGDTIKEINGETINRFRDIEGALNKTKGNETTIVYERNGKISEKQFSPKKLEVEVSKNNKQTTYQLGFVPTKERTLIQPLVFGIEETLRFGKYIFIAVGGMIASIFTGTFSFDMLNGPVGIYKNVDTVVKTGIINLVNWTAMLSVNLGIMNLLPIPALDGGRILFVIYEAIFRKPANKKAETVIIAAGAIFVLIVMVLVTWNDIQRYFL, encoded by the coding sequence ATGTTCGTAACAATAATTGCTTTTATTATTGTGTTTGGTCTTCTTGTTTCTGTGCATGAATATGGTCATATGTTCTTTGCTAAAAGAGCAGGAATTATGTGTCCTGAATTTGCAATTGGAATGGGGCCTAAAATATTAAGCTTTCGTAAGAACGAAACACTGTATACGATACGTTTATTGCCTGTGGGTGGATACGTTCGAATGGCTGGTGACGGTTTAGAAGAAGATCCTGTACAACCAGGAATGCATGTTAAAATAAAGCTCAACGATGAAAATGAAGTGACACATATTATTTTAGATGATCAACACAAATTTCAGCAGATTGAAGCAATTGAAGTTAAAAAAGTAGATTTAAAAGATGAATTGTTTATTGAAGGTATTACAGCATATGATGAAGCGCGACATCGTTTTTCCATTGCCCGAAAAGCATTCTTCGTTCAAAACGGAAGCCTCATCCAAATTGCACCGAAAGATCGTCAATTCACATATAAGAAACCTTATCAAAAGTTTTTGACGTTGTTTGCGGGTCCCTTGTTTAACTTTATCTTAGCGTTTGTATTGCTTATTGGACTAGCATATTATCAAGGTGCGCCTACGACAACGATTGATCAAATTGCCCAAAATACACCCGCAGAAAAAATCGGCTTACAAAAAGGGGATACAATCAAAGAAATTAATGGCGAAACAATTAATCGTTTTAGAGATATAGAAGGGGCATTAAATAAGACTAAAGGCAATGAAACTACCATTGTTTATGAAAGAAATGGTAAAATATCTGAGAAGCAATTTTCACCTAAAAAGTTAGAAGTTGAAGTGTCAAAAAACAACAAGCAAACGACATATCAACTTGGTTTTGTGCCTACAAAAGAGAGAACACTGATTCAGCCATTGGTTTTTGGGATTGAAGAAACATTAAGATTTGGAAAATATATTTTTATTGCTGTCGGTGGTATGATTGCAAGTATCTTCACTGGGACATTTAGTTTTGATATGCTTAATGGTCCAGTTGGTATATATAAAAATGTAGATACAGTTGTCAAGACAGGTATTATTAACTTGGTTAATTGGACTGCAATGTTAAGTGTGAATCTAGGGATAATGAACTTGCTACCTATCCCCGCACTAGACGGAGGCCGAATTTTATTTGTGATATATGAGGCGATTTTTAGAAAACCAGCAAACAAAAAAGCTGAAACGGTTATTATTGCAGCAGGTGCTATATTCGTATTAATTGTAATGGTACTTGTAACATGGAATGATATTCAACGTTATTTCTTGTGA
- the tsf gene encoding translation elongation factor Ts, whose translation MAISAKLVKELREKTGAGMMDCKKALEATDGDIDKAIDYLREKGIAKAAKKADRIAAEGITHVEVKGNDAVIVEINSETDFVARNEGFQELVKEIANQILDTKAETVEALNETTLPNGKKVSEHMTEAISTIGEKLSLRRFEVRTKTDNDAFGAYLHMGGRIAVLSVVEGTTDEEAAKDVAMHIAAINPKYVSSEQVSEEEIKHEKEVLKQQALNEGKPENIVEKMVEGRLRKYLQEICAVDQDFVKNPDQTVQEFLKSKGGKLVDFVRYEVGEGIEKREENFADEVKGQMK comes from the coding sequence ATGGCAATTTCAGCTAAACTTGTAAAAGAATTACGTGAAAAAACTGGCGCTGGTATGATGGATTGTAAAAAAGCGTTAGAAGCAACTGATGGAGATATTGATAAAGCAATTGATTACTTACGTGAAAAAGGGATTGCTAAAGCTGCTAAAAAAGCAGATCGTATTGCTGCTGAAGGTATTACACACGTTGAAGTTAAAGGTAACGATGCTGTAATCGTTGAAATCAATTCAGAAACTGACTTCGTTGCTCGTAACGAAGGCTTCCAAGAACTTGTAAAAGAAATTGCTAACCAAATCCTTGACACTAAAGCAGAAACTGTTGAAGCGTTAAATGAAACAACATTGCCTAATGGTAAAAAAGTTTCTGAACATATGACAGAAGCTATCTCAACTATTGGTGAAAAGTTAAGCTTACGTCGTTTCGAAGTTCGTACTAAAACGGATAACGATGCGTTTGGTGCATATTTACACATGGGTGGTCGTATCGCTGTTCTTTCAGTTGTTGAAGGTACAACTGACGAAGAAGCTGCTAAAGATGTAGCAATGCACATCGCTGCAATCAACCCTAAATACGTATCTTCTGAGCAAGTTAGTGAAGAAGAAATTAAGCACGAAAAAGAAGTATTGAAACAACAAGCCCTTAATGAAGGTAAACCAGAAAATATCGTTGAAAAAATGGTAGAAGGCCGTTTACGTAAATATTTACAAGAAATTTGTGCGGTTGATCAAGATTTCGTTAAAAACCCAGATCAAACTGTTCAAGAATTCCTTAAATCTAAAGGCGGTAAATTAGTTGACTTCGTTCGTTACGAAGTGGGCGAAGGTATTGAAAAGCGTGAAGAAAACTTCGCTGATGAAGTAAAAGGACAAATGAAATAA
- the rpsB gene encoding 30S ribosomal protein S2 translates to MAVISMKQLLEAGVHFGHQTRRWNPKMKKYIFTERNGIYIIDLQKTVKKVEEAYNFIKQVSEEGGKVLFVGTKKQAQESVKAEAERAGHFYVNQRWLGGILTNYKTISKRIKRISEIEKMEEDGTFDVLPKKEVVELKKEYDRLIKFLGGIREMKTMPDALFVVDPRKERNAIAEAHKLNIPIVGIVDTNCDPDEIDYVIPANDDAIRAVKLLTGKMADAILEGQQGVSNDEVAAEQNIDLNEEESAEETTEETSVESK, encoded by the coding sequence ATGGCAGTAATTTCAATGAAACAATTACTAGAAGCGGGTGTTCACTTCGGTCATCAAACACGTCGTTGGAACCCAAAAATGAAAAAATACATTTTCACTGAGAGAAACGGTATTTACATTATCGACTTACAAAAAACAGTGAAAAAAGTTGAAGAAGCGTATAACTTTATCAAGCAAGTATCTGAAGAAGGCGGTAAAGTCTTATTCGTAGGTACGAAAAAACAAGCACAAGAATCTGTAAAAGCAGAAGCTGAACGTGCTGGCCACTTCTACGTTAACCAAAGATGGTTAGGTGGTATTTTAACGAACTACAAAACAATCTCAAAACGTATCAAACGTATTTCTGAAATTGAAAAAATGGAAGAAGATGGAACGTTTGACGTATTACCTAAAAAAGAAGTTGTTGAACTTAAAAAAGAATACGACCGTTTAATCAAATTCTTAGGCGGTATTCGTGAAATGAAAACAATGCCTGACGCATTATTCGTTGTTGACCCACGTAAAGAGCGTAATGCGATTGCAGAAGCACACAAATTAAACATTCCAATCGTAGGTATTGTTGATACTAACTGTGATCCGGATGAAATCGATTACGTTATCCCAGCGAATGATGATGCGATTCGTGCAGTTAAATTATTAACTGGTAAAATGGCAGACGCTATTTTAGAAGGCCAACAAGGTGTATCTAACGATGAAGTAGCTGCTGAACAAAACATTGATTTAAATGAAGAAGAATCAGCAGAAGAAACTACTGAAGAAACATCTGTTGAATCTAAATAA
- the dxr gene encoding 1-deoxy-D-xylulose-5-phosphate reductoisomerase, with amino-acid sequence MKKNIVILGASGSIGTQAIDVIEKHSDEFNLIGFTVGKNIDFAIQVIEKLKPQIVSVQNESDVKRLTHYDIQVVHGREGLIEVATLPESDIVLNSLLGSVGLEPTLKAIESGKDIALANKETLVVAGELVMSYAQKYNVNILPVDSEHAAIFQCLNGESIDKVKKVIITASGGSFRDLKREELQSVTVEDALNHPNWSMGQKITIDSATMMNKGFEVIEAKWLFDLEVDQIETILHKESIIHSMVEFVDTSVMAQLGTPDMRMPIQYAFTYPTRIKHQAPSLNLAEIAQLHFQPMDFDRYQCLKFAYDAIRIGGTMPVVLNAVNEVAVAKFLNKEIRFLDIERLIDEEMKAHSVIQHPTLEQILEIDRYYKTKNYEVKI; translated from the coding sequence TTGAAGAAAAATATAGTGATATTAGGAGCATCAGGCTCAATAGGGACACAAGCGATTGATGTTATAGAAAAACACTCAGATGAATTTAATTTGATAGGTTTTACAGTTGGAAAAAATATTGATTTTGCCATTCAAGTCATAGAAAAGCTAAAACCGCAAATAGTTTCTGTACAAAATGAATCCGATGTGAAACGACTGACTCATTATGACATTCAAGTTGTACATGGAAGAGAAGGGCTGATTGAAGTCGCTACTTTACCAGAGAGTGATATCGTATTAAATTCATTATTAGGGAGTGTAGGCTTAGAGCCAACATTAAAAGCGATTGAAAGTGGAAAAGACATTGCTTTAGCGAATAAAGAAACATTGGTCGTAGCTGGCGAACTTGTCATGTCTTATGCTCAAAAATATAATGTGAATATTTTACCAGTTGATTCAGAGCATGCTGCGATATTTCAATGTCTAAACGGTGAAAGTATTGATAAAGTCAAAAAAGTCATTATTACTGCTAGTGGCGGTTCATTTCGAGATTTAAAACGTGAAGAATTACAAAGCGTGACTGTTGAAGATGCGTTGAATCATCCAAACTGGTCAATGGGACAAAAAATTACGATTGATTCTGCTACAATGATGAATAAAGGTTTTGAAGTGATTGAAGCGAAATGGCTATTTGATTTAGAGGTTGATCAAATTGAAACGATTTTGCATAAAGAGAGTATTATTCATTCAATGGTAGAATTTGTCGATACAAGTGTAATGGCTCAGCTAGGTACACCGGATATGCGTATGCCTATTCAATACGCATTTACTTATCCGACACGTATTAAACATCAGGCACCATCTTTAAATCTTGCCGAAATAGCACAACTTCATTTTCAGCCGATGGATTTCGATAGATACCAATGCCTCAAATTTGCATACGATGCGATTCGGATTGGTGGGACGATGCCTGTAGTCCTAAATGCTGTAAATGAAGTGGCAGTTGCCAAGTTTTTAAACAAAGAAATACGCTTTTTAGATATAGAACGTTTGATTGATGAAGAAATGAAAGCGCACTCGGTTATTCAACATCCAACGTTAGAACAAATATTAGAAATAGATCGTTACTATAAAACTAAAAATTATGAGGTGAAAATATAG
- a CDS encoding proline--tRNA ligase — MKQSKVFIPTLREVPAEAEAKSHQLLLKAGLIKQNAAGVYSYLPLATRVIQKISNIIREEMERIEAVEVIMPVLQHSELWKESGRWEAYGPELMRLNDRHQREFALGPTHEEVVTALIRDELRSYKQLPLTLFQIQTKFRDEKRPRFGLLRGREFIMKDAYSFHADEESLMKTYNDMYDAYYKIFNRVGLNVRAVMADSGAIGGSHTHEFHALSAIGEDTIVYSDNSDYAANIEKAEVLYTPSNHTHEEEKPLEKIETPNVKTVQDLAAFLNVPQSQIIKTMIFNVQGEYVVILVRGDHEVNEVKVKAIFETDDVSLATEEDIRNILGASSGSLGPITDKDIKIYADHYVQELNNFVVGANEDDYHYINANVNRDFKIDGYFDLRFILEGEPLADGSGQAKFAEGIEVGQVFVLGDKYAKPMKATILNDQGREQSLTMGCYGIGVSRTLSAIIEQHHDDNGIIWPQSVAPYELHLITINPKKEDQRELGDKLYQALQSKFEVLYDDRNERAGVKFNDADLIGIPVRVVVGKNASEGIVEVKRRDNGERNDVHIDNLIEHIKNLSN; from the coding sequence ATGAAACAATCAAAGGTTTTTATACCTACTTTAAGAGAGGTGCCTGCAGAAGCAGAAGCAAAAAGTCACCAACTATTACTTAAAGCAGGACTCATCAAACAAAACGCAGCAGGTGTATATAGTTATTTGCCACTTGCTACTCGAGTGATTCAAAAAATTTCTAACATTATTCGTGAAGAGATGGAGCGCATTGAAGCTGTCGAAGTGATTATGCCTGTTCTACAACACTCTGAATTATGGAAAGAGTCGGGTCGTTGGGAAGCATACGGACCTGAATTAATGCGATTAAACGATCGCCATCAAAGAGAATTTGCATTAGGACCGACGCATGAGGAAGTTGTAACAGCGCTCATTCGCGATGAGTTAAGATCATACAAGCAGTTACCGTTGACGTTATTCCAAATACAAACAAAGTTTCGTGACGAAAAACGCCCACGCTTTGGATTATTACGTGGACGTGAATTCATCATGAAAGATGCATATTCATTTCATGCAGATGAAGAGTCATTAATGAAGACGTATAACGACATGTATGATGCTTATTATAAAATATTTAATAGAGTCGGACTTAATGTACGTGCTGTTATGGCGGACTCTGGTGCAATAGGCGGAAGTCACACACATGAATTTCATGCTTTAAGTGCTATTGGCGAAGATACGATTGTATATAGTGACAATAGCGATTATGCTGCAAACATCGAAAAGGCAGAAGTTTTATACACACCTTCAAATCATACACATGAAGAAGAGAAGCCATTAGAAAAAATCGAAACTCCAAATGTTAAAACAGTTCAAGATTTAGCAGCATTTTTAAATGTACCACAGAGCCAAATTATCAAAACAATGATTTTTAACGTTCAAGGTGAATATGTAGTCATTTTAGTACGTGGCGATCATGAAGTGAATGAAGTAAAGGTTAAAGCAATATTTGAAACGGATGATGTTTCATTAGCAACGGAAGAAGATATTCGAAACATACTTGGCGCAAGTTCAGGATCATTAGGTCCTATTACTGATAAAGACATTAAAATTTATGCAGATCATTACGTTCAGGAACTCAATAACTTTGTCGTTGGCGCAAATGAAGATGACTATCATTATATAAATGCGAACGTAAATCGTGATTTTAAAATAGATGGTTATTTCGATTTAAGATTTATTTTAGAAGGCGAGCCATTGGCAGATGGTTCAGGCCAAGCGAAATTTGCTGAAGGTATTGAAGTGGGTCAAGTATTTGTACTAGGTGATAAATATGCAAAACCAATGAAAGCGACTATTTTAAATGATCAAGGTCGTGAGCAAAGTTTAACGATGGGGTGCTATGGAATAGGCGTTTCGAGAACGTTAAGTGCCATTATCGAACAGCATCATGATGATAACGGAATCATATGGCCGCAATCAGTTGCGCCTTACGAATTACATCTTATTACCATTAATCCTAAAAAGGAAGATCAAAGAGAACTTGGAGACAAACTCTATCAAGCACTTCAATCAAAATTTGAAGTATTGTATGATGATCGGAATGAACGTGCAGGAGTCAAATTTAATGATGCTGATTTAATAGGAATCCCTGTACGTGTTGTCGTTGGGAAAAATGCATCGGAAGGTATTGTTGAAGTTAAGCGTCGAGATAATGGCGAGCGTAATGATGTTCATATTGATAATCTTATCGAACACATTAAAAATTTATCCAATTAA